In one window of Candidatus Lernaella stagnicola DNA:
- a CDS encoding anaerobic glycerol-3-phosphate dehydrogenase subunit C: protein MTRRKLIEPLRPDDLYDACIKCTVCVTACPVAQATDAFPGPKQAGPDAQRFRGRGEAVEGDWINLCTGCHRCQVACPADIPIAEINIFAKQRYAAARGRDLPTHLLTNAFRFMPLGSHLAFLINPFLKMRWSRWLAEKLFGISRHAPMPLFARRRFATEARRYQGHPAKRKVAYFYGCFTDSNDPGVGRAVLRVLEAAGVEVVIPEQTCCGAALIGGGNLAAAKKQNEKNMVSLRRALDEGCEAIVVGSPSCTLALAQETAALLGVEAADVQSKVLDLFTYLKQLDDLGELRLSLKPLPQFAAFHEACHLTALGHGANAPVILSRIPEFEIRTLDAGCCGLAGTFGLKHKTADLAVTIGQEVRERVAQWKPDVVLSECEGCRMQITHLTGVPAKHPAEILAAALETAD from the coding sequence ATGACTCGGCGTAAGTTGATCGAACCTTTGCGGCCGGACGACCTGTACGACGCTTGCATCAAGTGCACGGTTTGTGTCACGGCGTGCCCGGTCGCCCAGGCGACCGACGCCTTCCCCGGCCCGAAGCAGGCCGGTCCCGACGCTCAACGGTTTCGCGGTCGCGGCGAGGCGGTCGAGGGCGATTGGATCAACCTGTGTACGGGCTGCCACCGCTGTCAGGTCGCTTGCCCGGCCGACATTCCCATCGCTGAAATCAACATTTTCGCCAAGCAGCGATACGCCGCGGCGCGGGGCCGGGACCTGCCGACGCACCTGCTGACCAACGCGTTTCGCTTCATGCCGCTTGGCTCGCACCTGGCGTTTCTCATCAACCCCTTCTTGAAAATGAGATGGTCGCGTTGGCTGGCCGAGAAACTGTTTGGAATTTCCCGACACGCCCCCATGCCGCTTTTCGCGCGGCGGCGCTTTGCCACGGAGGCGCGGCGTTATCAGGGTCATCCGGCCAAGCGCAAGGTCGCCTACTTCTACGGTTGCTTTACCGACAGCAACGACCCCGGCGTCGGCCGGGCGGTGCTCCGCGTGCTGGAGGCGGCGGGGGTGGAGGTTGTCATCCCCGAGCAGACGTGTTGCGGCGCGGCGCTCATCGGCGGGGGGAATCTGGCGGCGGCCAAGAAGCAAAACGAAAAAAACATGGTCTCGCTGCGGCGGGCGTTGGACGAAGGCTGCGAAGCGATCGTCGTTGGCTCGCCCTCGTGCACGCTTGCGCTGGCGCAGGAAACCGCTGCTTTGCTGGGTGTCGAGGCCGCCGACGTACAATCCAAAGTGCTGGATTTGTTCACGTATCTCAAGCAGTTGGACGACCTGGGCGAACTGCGCCTGTCGCTCAAACCGCTACCCCAATTCGCCGCCTTTCACGAGGCCTGCCACTTAACCGCCCTCGGCCACGGCGCCAACGCCCCGGTGATCCTGAGCCGTATTCCCGAATTCGAAATCCGCACCCTCGACGCGGGCTGTTGCGGCCTGGCGGGCACTTTCGGCCTGAAACACAAGACCGCCGATCTCGCCGTCACCATTGGCCAAGAGGTGCGTGAGCGCGTGGCGCAGTGGAAACCGGACGTCGTTTTGTCCGAATGTGAGGGCTGCCGGATGCAGATCACTCACCTGACCGGCGTGCCCGCCAAGCACCCGGCGGAGATTCTGGCGGCCGCATTGGAGACAGCGGACTAA